A region of Piscinibacter gummiphilus DNA encodes the following proteins:
- a CDS encoding Wzy polymerase domain-containing protein codes for MSGTPATSRNGWWLSWLPLAAAFFFSVFSPTRGTYELNHIPDVALSLGVGLAAVLAALFSGQGRPSLRTPPLIAAYVLVAFVLLTVARRIHSYPDTLVFALGACLCFGLMAWLAPVWRAWAGADEPVDRAMAALVIAGALLNAYAVFVQANLIADPTGWVIRPRVPWAPVGNFYQRNLSSLMMALGFGTLLVYPRAFSTWPRALSVAAGLLVLAVGVTFTQSRAGFVMLLFTAGYGGWVLGARWHDARSGRPPLRRVAGALAAVAVGLVTVFVLLTVVQRTLDATVLEGLNRPGAMKRLAEGHAFSMRWYVMMAGFERWLEHPLIGGGWGLHAGWVYAHALEHPYPLFINNAHNLLLHLLGEVGLLGVLPLLACVGYTFWRQRVLPSRINPFRHVLWMIIGTIAVHSVLEFPLWEMSFGVLFFYAWARLASPAVAPATSSAASPVPARGIAAAIGLVVFAGSIYLLVAIDHVAGTRQQLASRKAMRADEVLALSGSARYVGFSDFSDLILYKTFPVSTEQFAAKMEMADRLVSHVPDYWVVERRAQLAGLGEDRARAVDAYLRLWAMGIGGGERARTLQGLDDLATQLPARFGPIRQEVLSRIETLPKSPFEASWVSN; via the coding sequence ATGAGCGGCACACCTGCGACCAGTCGCAACGGCTGGTGGCTGTCGTGGCTGCCGCTTGCGGCGGCCTTCTTCTTTTCCGTGTTCTCGCCCACCCGGGGCACCTACGAGCTCAACCACATCCCGGACGTCGCCCTGTCGCTCGGCGTCGGCCTGGCTGCGGTGCTGGCGGCCCTGTTCTCAGGGCAGGGGCGGCCCTCGTTGCGGACGCCCCCCCTCATCGCCGCGTATGTGCTGGTGGCATTCGTCCTCCTGACGGTCGCGAGGCGCATCCATTCTTATCCCGACACCCTGGTCTTCGCGCTGGGCGCGTGCCTGTGCTTTGGCCTGATGGCGTGGTTGGCCCCCGTGTGGCGGGCCTGGGCCGGGGCCGACGAACCGGTCGATCGCGCGATGGCCGCGCTCGTGATCGCCGGCGCGTTGCTCAACGCTTATGCCGTGTTCGTCCAGGCGAACCTGATCGCGGACCCGACGGGGTGGGTGATCCGACCCCGCGTGCCGTGGGCACCCGTCGGCAACTTCTACCAGCGCAACCTGTCCTCCCTGATGATGGCTTTGGGTTTCGGCACGCTGCTGGTCTACCCGCGAGCCTTCTCGACGTGGCCGCGGGCGCTGTCGGTCGCGGCCGGCCTGCTCGTCCTGGCGGTGGGGGTCACGTTCACGCAAAGCCGCGCGGGCTTCGTCATGCTGCTGTTCACCGCGGGCTACGGCGGCTGGGTGCTCGGCGCGCGATGGCACGACGCCCGGTCCGGGCGACCGCCGCTCCGGCGCGTTGCCGGCGCGCTGGCGGCCGTCGCGGTCGGTCTGGTCACCGTCTTTGTCCTGCTCACCGTCGTGCAGCGCACCCTCGACGCCACGGTCCTGGAAGGACTGAACCGGCCCGGGGCGATGAAGCGCCTGGCCGAAGGCCACGCGTTCTCGATGCGATGGTACGTGATGATGGCCGGCTTCGAGCGCTGGCTCGAGCACCCGTTGATCGGCGGTGGCTGGGGCCTGCATGCAGGCTGGGTCTACGCCCATGCGCTGGAGCATCCGTACCCGCTGTTCATCAACAACGCCCACAACCTGCTGCTGCACCTGCTCGGCGAGGTCGGCTTGCTTGGCGTGCTGCCGCTGCTGGCGTGCGTCGGGTACACCTTCTGGCGGCAGCGCGTCCTCCCGAGCAGGATCAATCCGTTCCGCCACGTGCTCTGGATGATCATCGGCACCATCGCGGTCCACTCCGTGCTCGAATTTCCCCTGTGGGAAATGTCGTTCGGCGTGCTGTTCTTCTACGCATGGGCGCGGCTGGCGTCGCCGGCGGTCGCCCCCGCGACGTCATCGGCTGCGTCACCCGTGCCGGCTCGCGGCATCGCCGCGGCGATCGGGCTCGTCGTGTTCGCCGGCAGCATCTACTTGCTCGTCGCGATCGACCACGTGGCTGGGACTCGACAGCAGCTTGCATCCCGCAAGGCGATGCGCGCCGACGAAGTGCTCGCGCTGTCCGGATCCGCGCGTTACGTGGGGTTCTCCGATTTCTCCGACTTGATCCTGTACAAGACCTTCCCGGTATCCACCGAACAGTTCGCCGCCAAGATGGAGATGGCCGACCGGCTGGTTTCGCACGTCCCGGACTACTGGGTCGTCGAGCGCCGCGCACAACTCGCCGGACTCGGCGAGGACCGGGCGCGGGCCGTGGATGCGTACCTTCGGCTGTGGGCGATGGGGATCGGGGGGGGGGAGCGGGCGAGAACTCTGCAGGGTCTCGACGACCTGGCGACGCAGCTGCCGGCGCGCTTCGGCCCCATCCGACAAGAGGTCCTTTCGCGCATCGAGACCTTGCCGAAATCTCCGTTCGAGGCGAGCTGGGTCAGCAACTGA